TTAGCAATTTAACGAAGTTAACAGAGTTGACGAGAAATTTGTGTTACTATTCTGAAAACATTGGTTTCTATTTATGGGCAGCAGATTGGCAGAAAAAGGAGCTTTTACTGTACTTTCATATAGAAGAGGACTGGAAAAAAAGAGTGTACTTTGCTAAAAGAACTTGGTCGATTTATACAGATCATCTTCTTAAAATTATTGATTTTCCCATGACTGCAGAGCTTCATCACTACAGAGAATATCAGGTTGGCTCATTGATTTCAGCTTATTATGATGAACTGAACAAAAAGTTACTTAAAAGAGAAGAGCAGGTACGATCGATTCAATCTCAATTATATAACAACTATTTTCATATCCTCCAACTGCCGTACTGGTTTTATTATCCAGGGCTACATATTTTTTGCTGTTGTGGATCAGATATGCTGTTAAAATTAAACGTTTGGAAATGGGTACAGTTTTTTGATCAGAATGTTTTTTCACCGGATGAACTAAAAACCTCTTTGATAGCAGAATTAGCAAAATCAACAGAATTATTTTATGATTTTCCCAATATTTCATTAGCATCAATTCAAGAGTATTGTTTCGAACAATTGCTTCGTCGTTTGATCTATTTTCAGCATTTGATCAAAACGTCAAAAGGTTGGAAGGTAAATGCTGGAAAAAATGAATATTTTGTTACTGATATCCACGAATGGCTGAAAAGTATTGAAAAGAAACGCGTAATCAGTGCTACTCCGCATCAAAATATGATACTATAAATTTATGAAAAATAATTCTTAAAGGAGTAGATCTAATGAGCGGAGCAAAACAATTACCAGAACGTTCCACATTGCCTATTGAAATGACTTGGGATCTAACTAAAGTTTTTAAAGACGATCAGGCATTTGACGATGCTTACCAAGTGTTGACGAAAGAATTACAAGAAGTAGAAAAATATAAAGGGACGCTGGATCAGGGCAGTACAGCTTTTTTTAATAGTATTGAGATGCTGCTCAACGTATATCGTCAAATCGAAGTAATCTATGTGTATGCTCATTTAAAAAATGATCAAGATACAGCGAATGCGACATATCAAGCATTATATGCTAGAGCAAGCTCATTGTTTGCACAAGTCAGTGAGGCAGTTGCTTGGTTTGAACCAGAATTATTATCTTTAAATGATGATCTGATTTGGGGCTATTTTGCTGAGAAGCCAGAATTGGAAATTTATAGGCATTTTGTCGAAAATATACTAAATGAACGTCCTCATATTTTATCTGCAGAGCAAGAAGCACTGCTAGCTGGCGCTAGTGAAATTTTTGGCGCGTCAAGTGATACATTTTCAATTTTGAACAATGCAGATTTGAAATTTCCTGTGATCGAGGATGAAAATGGTGAGAAAATTCAATTGACTCATGGTGTTTATGGCCAGTTGATGGAGAATATCGATAGAGATGTTCGTGAAAAGGCATTTAAAGCACTGTATTCAGTGTATGATCAGTTCCAAAATACATTTGCGCAAACGTTAAGTTCTCATGTCAAAGCGCATAATTATAAAGCCAAGGTTCGAAACTATCCATCGGCTAGAGCAGCAGCATTAAGTAGTAACCATATACCCGAAAGTGTCTACGATACGTTGTTAGATGTCGTGAATAAGCATTTACCGTTGCTTCATCGATATGTTGCATTACGGAAACGTTTACTGAACTTAGAAGAACTGCATATGTATGATATGTATACGCCGATTTTAGGAGAAGCCTCAATCAAATACTCTTATGAAGAAGCAAAAGAAAAAGCGCTGACAGCCTTAAAACCAATGGGAGAGGAATATCTTACCGTTGTTAAAACTGCGTTTAATGATCGTTGGATCGATGTCATTGAAAATCAAGGAAAACGAAGCGGTGCATATTCATCAGGAGCATATGACACAGCACCGTATATTTTGATGAATTGGCATGATAGTCTAGATCAACTCTATACATTAGTACATGAGATGGGCCATAGCGTGCACAGCTATTTTACTCGTAACAATCAACCTTATGTTTATGGGGATTATTCGATTTTCTTAGCTGAGATTGCATCTACCACAAATGAAAATATTTTAACAGAGCATCTGTTAGAGACAGAAACGGATCCACGTATCAGAGCCTACGTGCTGAATCATTATTTAGATGGATTTAAAGGAACGATTTTCCGTCAAACACAGTTTGCTGAATTTGAGCATTTTATCCATACAGAAGATGCCAAAGGAACGCCTTTGACTAGTGAGTATTTAAGTGAATACTATGAGCAATTGAATGCAAAATTCTACGGACCAGATGTTGTAAAAGATCCAGAAATCATGTTGGAATGGACACGAATTCCACATTTTTACTATAATTACTATGTTTATCAATACGCAACAGGCTTTTCAGCGGCTTCTGCTTTAGCAAATAAAATTTTGGGCGAAGAACCGCGCGCTCTAGAGAATTATTTGACCTACTTGAAATCAGGAAGCAGTGATTATCCGATCGAAGTCATGAAAAAGGCTGGTGTGGATATGACTAAACCACAATATATAGAAGATGCAATGAAGGTTTTTGAAGCGCGTTTGAATGAATTGGAGAAACTTGTAGAATCAATTGGATAAAACAAAAAAACAACTTCCTTTTGGGTAAGGAGGTTGTTTTTTGTTTAAAGTAAATGTAAATGACCATGAGGAACTCTTGAATCATTGAAATGGTTCAATTCGAATTTTTCATGGAAATATTGTAAGTTATCTTCCGAAGTTTCACAAAGACTTTTGATTTCATCCATAGATTCACAATCTTCAACAAGTACGCCAAAATCACGATCACAAGCGTAATTGTAAACAACTGCAGATGGATGCTTAGTAATACCCATCTCTCGAGCGATCTGCTGATCTGTTTGGAATGATTCCTTAACAAAATCAGAAGCACGATCAGCATGGAACATCTCTAAATCACCACCAGCTTCTACAACTAGTTTTTCAACTAGCTCTGATGAGTAAGGTTGATTATCAACTGCTACAGCTTGTTGAAGACCAAGAAGCAAATGACGACCTTTCTTTTTTCCTTGTAACTGTGCAGCCTTGTAATCAAGAGCAGCGGAATAGATATCTTCAAACAATTGATTTCGTTGTTCAATATCATGTGCGGGGATATCAAATAACTTTATCAGGTGATTAATTGTCTTCATATTAACTAATGGAATGAAACGAAACTGAATTTTTTTATTCTCCGTTTCAACTAATTTTAAAATATCCTTTTCTATGTTGAGACAAATGCCCCCCAAAGGATTAACGAACAGATAGATTTCAATCATTCATACTTCCTCCAATTTGACTCTTTTTTTGCAACTAGACATCATTTCTCAACTAAGTGACCCTAATTTATCAGAAAACTTGGGAAAATTGAAATGATATGTTTTACCATTATAACTTCTTAATCTTTTTGCTGGAGCTTTGCATCATTCGTTGAATTTTATTTAGTGAGGGTTTTTCTTTGATATTCAAAGTATCTAATAAACCAAGAAAATCCTTTTTACCAATGATTGCATCACTAACTTCTAACTCTAACTCAAAATCATGCTGCTCGTTGTACCAACTTTCATCTAGCGCGAGTAAACCTTGGGGAAGTTTTTTTTCTGCTCGTTTAGTTGTTA
This sequence is a window from Enterococcus wangshanyuanii. Protein-coding genes within it:
- a CDS encoding competence protein CoiA — translated: MITILNAYTKDKALITLLHKTREEIDQLKEVQYFCPICESVVQIKNGRVKIPHFAHYSRSDCSFGTTGETQEHLSLKEMFATWCESEGLAYELEKYLPEINQRPDLLIGKVAVEFQCSSLPLSRLIERSKTYRESGYQPVWICGKKIFSNLTKLTELTRNLCYYSENIGFYLWAADWQKKELLLYFHIEEDWKKRVYFAKRTWSIYTDHLLKIIDFPMTAELHHYREYQVGSLISAYYDELNKKLLKREEQVRSIQSQLYNNYFHILQLPYWFYYPGLHIFCCCGSDMLLKLNVWKWVQFFDQNVFSPDELKTSLIAELAKSTELFYDFPNISLASIQEYCFEQLLRRLIYFQHLIKTSKGWKVNAGKNEYFVTDIHEWLKSIEKKRVISATPHQNMIL
- the pepF gene encoding oligoendopeptidase F, which codes for MSGAKQLPERSTLPIEMTWDLTKVFKDDQAFDDAYQVLTKELQEVEKYKGTLDQGSTAFFNSIEMLLNVYRQIEVIYVYAHLKNDQDTANATYQALYARASSLFAQVSEAVAWFEPELLSLNDDLIWGYFAEKPELEIYRHFVENILNERPHILSAEQEALLAGASEIFGASSDTFSILNNADLKFPVIEDENGEKIQLTHGVYGQLMENIDRDVREKAFKALYSVYDQFQNTFAQTLSSHVKAHNYKAKVRNYPSARAAALSSNHIPESVYDTLLDVVNKHLPLLHRYVALRKRLLNLEELHMYDMYTPILGEASIKYSYEEAKEKALTALKPMGEEYLTVVKTAFNDRWIDVIENQGKRSGAYSSGAYDTAPYILMNWHDSLDQLYTLVHEMGHSVHSYFTRNNQPYVYGDYSIFLAEIASTTNENILTEHLLETETDPRIRAYVLNHYLDGFKGTIFRQTQFAEFEHFIHTEDAKGTPLTSEYLSEYYEQLNAKFYGPDVVKDPEIMLEWTRIPHFYYNYYVYQYATGFSAASALANKILGEEPRALENYLTYLKSGSSDYPIEVMKKAGVDMTKPQYIEDAMKVFEARLNELEKLVESIG
- a CDS encoding ClpXP adapter SpxH family protein is translated as MIEIYLFVNPLGGICLNIEKDILKLVETENKKIQFRFIPLVNMKTINHLIKLFDIPAHDIEQRNQLFEDIYSAALDYKAAQLQGKKKGRHLLLGLQQAVAVDNQPYSSELVEKLVVEAGGDLEMFHADRASDFVKESFQTDQQIAREMGITKHPSAVVYNYACDRDFGVLVEDCESMDEIKSLCETSEDNLQYFHEKFELNHFNDSRVPHGHLHLL